One segment of Streptomyces sp. NBC_01463 DNA contains the following:
- a CDS encoding 6-phosphofructokinase has translation MRIGVLTSGGDCPGLNAVIRSVVHRAVVDHGDEVIGFHDGWRGLLECDYRKLDLDAVGGILARGGTILGSSRVQPAHLRGGVETARGHVADLGLDAIIPIGGEGTLKAANLLSEAGLPIVGVPKTIDNDIASTDVTFGFDTAVGVATEALDRLKTTAESHQRVMIVEVMGRHTGWIALHSGMAAGAHAIVVPERPFDIDELTELVGRRFSAGKKFAIVVVAEGAKPREGSMEFQSGVKDIYGHERFAGVATQLSIELEQRLGKEARPVILGHVQRGGTPTAYDRVLATRFGWHAVEAAHRGEFGMMTALRGTDITMVPLADAVETLKTVPAERYSEAECVL, from the coding sequence ATGCGAATTGGTGTGCTCACCTCCGGCGGCGACTGCCCCGGCCTCAATGCCGTCATCCGTTCCGTCGTCCACCGCGCTGTGGTCGACCACGGCGACGAGGTCATCGGCTTCCACGACGGGTGGCGGGGCCTCCTCGAGTGCGACTACCGCAAGCTCGACCTGGACGCGGTCGGCGGCATCCTCGCCCGCGGCGGTACGATCCTCGGCTCCTCCCGGGTCCAGCCCGCGCACCTGCGCGGCGGCGTCGAGACGGCCAGGGGCCATGTCGCGGACCTCGGCCTCGACGCGATCATCCCGATCGGCGGCGAGGGCACGCTGAAGGCCGCCAATCTGCTGTCCGAGGCGGGACTGCCCATCGTCGGCGTTCCGAAGACGATCGACAACGACATCGCGTCCACCGACGTGACCTTCGGCTTCGACACCGCGGTGGGCGTGGCCACCGAGGCCCTCGACCGGCTGAAGACCACCGCCGAGTCCCACCAGCGCGTCATGATCGTCGAGGTCATGGGGCGCCACACCGGCTGGATCGCCCTGCACTCGGGCATGGCTGCCGGTGCGCACGCCATCGTCGTCCCCGAGCGTCCCTTCGACATCGACGAGCTGACCGAGCTGGTCGGCCGGCGCTTCTCGGCCGGCAAGAAGTTCGCGATCGTCGTGGTCGCCGAGGGCGCGAAGCCGCGCGAGGGCTCCATGGAGTTCCAGTCGGGCGTCAAGGACATCTACGGGCACGAGCGCTTCGCCGGTGTGGCGACGCAGCTCTCCATCGAGCTGGAGCAGCGCCTGGGCAAGGAGGCGCGTCCGGTGATCCTCGGCCATGTGCAGCGCGGCGGCACGCCGACCGCGTACGACCGCGTCCTCGCGACCCGCTTCGGCTGGCACGCGGTGGAGGCGGCGCACCGCGGTGAGTTCGGGATGATGACGGCCCTGCGCGGCACGGACATCACGATGGTGCCCCTCGCGGACGCGGTGGAGACCCTGAAGACGGTCCCCGCCGAGCGCTACTCCGAGGCCGAGTGCGTGCTCTGA
- a CDS encoding MFS transporter, whose translation MSAQVGASEGPGPQATSAARPVGFWFENMSLNRSHLLAALALFMAFVIESWEQLALVYVSGDLGDAFAIDEGRIGWVLSAVALGMIPGSLVWGPVSDRIGRRAVCLWSLAAYGVIALASALAPNFTLLMAARFLSGLALAGIYTVTFPYFLELLPTKSRGRAAVYLSIGWPIGVLLAVGATQLLGDMGWHVVAVASALAGLWVFAIRAWVPESPYWLAQQGRHDDAAAVLRRLGADVPQGTVFEVVEPELAGRPVELFRGRLLKTTVLMLVVNFAFNWGYWGLQTWLPTLLQDKGLSMSASLGFVALSAVFMIPGYVSASYLTGRFGRKRIFLPYVALAAVAGIAFAYSDTLTEMYVANFALSFFSLGAWGVWNTWNGEFYPTALRATGYSWATAAQLGATSLAPSVVGYMLARATGYSSTILFIMGFLAVALVFAVPLPETEGRDLE comes from the coding sequence ATGTCAGCACAGGTCGGGGCCTCGGAGGGCCCCGGACCGCAGGCCACGAGCGCCGCACGGCCCGTCGGCTTCTGGTTCGAGAACATGTCCCTGAACCGCTCCCATCTGCTCGCGGCCCTCGCCCTCTTCATGGCGTTCGTCATCGAGTCCTGGGAGCAGCTCGCCCTCGTCTACGTGTCCGGCGACCTCGGGGACGCCTTCGCCATCGACGAGGGGCGTATCGGCTGGGTGCTCTCGGCGGTGGCCCTCGGCATGATTCCCGGCAGCCTGGTGTGGGGCCCCGTGTCCGACCGGATCGGGCGGCGCGCGGTCTGCCTGTGGAGCCTGGCGGCGTATGGCGTGATCGCGCTGGCCAGCGCCCTGGCGCCGAACTTCACGCTCCTCATGGCCGCGCGCTTCCTGTCCGGCCTCGCCCTGGCCGGCATCTACACCGTGACCTTCCCCTACTTCCTGGAACTGCTGCCGACGAAGAGCCGGGGCCGGGCCGCCGTCTACCTCTCCATCGGGTGGCCGATCGGCGTCCTCCTCGCCGTCGGCGCCACCCAGCTCCTCGGTGACATGGGCTGGCACGTGGTCGCCGTCGCCAGCGCGCTCGCCGGCCTCTGGGTCTTCGCCATCCGGGCCTGGGTCCCGGAGTCGCCGTACTGGCTGGCCCAGCAGGGACGCCACGACGACGCAGCGGCCGTGCTGAGGCGGCTCGGCGCCGACGTCCCGCAGGGCACCGTCTTCGAGGTGGTCGAACCCGAGCTCGCCGGCCGGCCCGTCGAGCTCTTCCGCGGCCGGCTGCTGAAGACGACCGTGCTCATGCTCGTCGTGAACTTCGCCTTCAACTGGGGCTACTGGGGCCTGCAGACCTGGCTGCCCACCCTGCTCCAGGACAAGGGCCTCAGCATGTCCGCGAGCCTCGGATTCGTCGCGCTGAGCGCCGTGTTCATGATCCCGGGGTACGTCTCCGCCTCGTACCTGACCGGCCGGTTCGGCCGCAAGCGGATCTTCCTGCCGTACGTGGCGCTCGCCGCGGTCGCCGGCATCGCCTTCGCGTACTCCGACACCCTCACCGAGATGTACGTCGCGAACTTCGCCCTCTCGTTCTTCAGCCTCGGCGCCTGGGGGGTCTGGAACACCTGGAACGGCGAGTTCTATCCGACGGCGCTGCGCGCCACCGGCTACTCCTGGGCGACCGCGGCACAGCTCGGCGCCACCTCGCTGGCCCCGTCCGTGGTCGGCTACATGCTGGCCCGTGCCACCGGGTACTCCTCGACGATCCTCTTCATCATGGGCTTCCTCGCCGTCGCCCTGGTCTTCGCGGTGCCGCTGCCCGAGACCGAGGGACGCGATCTGGAGTAG
- a CDS encoding MurT ligase domain-containing protein, with protein MAGNTEPLSPRAKLAVTAGKAAAAVSRAAGRGSGSVIGGRVALKLDPDLLGRLAQHLDVILVSATNGKTTTTRLIAEALRAAGPVVSNALGANMPAGITSALAGGSDAQYGVIEVDEKYLAGVARDTTPKVIALLNLSRDQLDRAAETRMLAEKWREGLSGSKAVIVANADDPLIVWAASSSPNVVWVAAGQAWKDDAWSCPSCGGVMQRPGDDWFCGECGFRRPPPSWVLHGDYVLDPHGSAWPIHLQLPGRANKANATSSAAVAAVFGVPPQVALERMYQVQAVAGRYDVVTFLGRELRLLLAKNPAGWLETFSLIDPPPTPVILSVNARGADGTDTSWLWDVDYTQLAGHPIFVLGDRKLDLAVRLEVAGLDFRVCENLDEAVQQAPPGRIEVIANYTAFQDLRRRVGN; from the coding sequence ATGGCAGGCAACACGGAGCCGTTGTCGCCGCGGGCCAAGCTGGCCGTGACGGCGGGCAAGGCCGCTGCGGCGGTGTCACGGGCGGCCGGGCGGGGCAGCGGATCGGTGATCGGCGGCCGGGTGGCGCTCAAGCTCGACCCCGACCTGCTCGGGCGGCTGGCGCAGCACCTGGACGTGATCCTCGTGTCGGCGACCAACGGCAAGACGACCACGACCCGGCTGATCGCGGAGGCGCTGCGGGCGGCGGGCCCGGTCGTGTCGAACGCGCTGGGCGCCAACATGCCCGCGGGTATCACCTCGGCCCTGGCCGGCGGCTCGGACGCGCAGTACGGCGTGATCGAGGTCGACGAGAAGTACCTCGCCGGGGTCGCCCGCGACACCACGCCCAAGGTGATCGCGCTGCTCAACCTCTCGCGCGACCAGCTGGACCGGGCGGCGGAGACCCGGATGCTGGCCGAGAAGTGGCGGGAGGGACTGTCCGGCTCGAAGGCCGTGATCGTCGCCAACGCCGACGACCCGCTGATCGTCTGGGCGGCCTCCTCCTCCCCCAACGTGGTGTGGGTCGCGGCCGGCCAGGCGTGGAAGGACGACGCCTGGTCCTGCCCGTCCTGCGGCGGTGTGATGCAGCGCCCCGGTGACGACTGGTTCTGCGGCGAGTGCGGTTTCCGCCGTCCGCCGCCCAGCTGGGTCCTGCACGGTGACTACGTGCTGGACCCGCACGGTTCGGCATGGCCCATCCACCTCCAGCTGCCCGGCCGCGCCAACAAGGCCAACGCCACCAGCTCGGCCGCCGTGGCCGCCGTCTTCGGGGTGCCGCCGCAGGTCGCCCTGGAGCGGATGTACCAGGTGCAGGCCGTCGCGGGCCGCTACGACGTGGTCACCTTCCTCGGCCGTGAGCTGCGGCTCCTGCTGGCGAAGAACCCGGCGGGCTGGCTGGAGACGTTCTCCCTGATCGACCCGCCGCCCACCCCGGTGATCCTCTCCGTCAACGCCCGCGGTGCGGACGGCACGGACACCTCGTGGCTGTGGGACGTGGACTACACCCAGCTCGCGGGCCACCCGATCTTCGTGCTCGGTGACCGCAAGCTGGACCTCGCGGTCCGGCTCGAAGTGGCCGGTCTCGACTTCCGGGTCTGCGAGAACCTCGACGAGGCCGTGCAGCAGGCACCGCCCGGCCGCATCGAGGTCATCGCCAACTACACCGCCTTCCAGGATCTGCGCCGTCGTGTCGGCAACTGA
- a CDS encoding glutamine amidotransferase — protein sequence MSNNSLRLVWVYPDLLSTYGDQGNALVVERRARQRGLDVSRVDVRSDQPIPTSGDIYLIGGGEDRPQRLAAERLRRDGGLSRAASNGAIIFSVCAGYQILGHEFINDLGEREQGLGLLDVVSTRGEGARCVGDVLADIDPHLGLPPLTGFENHQGVTHLGPTARPFARVQFGRGNGTGDGTEGAYNDTVFGTYMHGPVMARNPLIADLLLKLALDVNALPPTDDRWYEALRAERIAAATQPA from the coding sequence ATGAGCAACAACAGCCTGCGGCTGGTGTGGGTCTACCCGGACCTGCTGAGCACCTACGGCGATCAGGGCAACGCCCTCGTGGTGGAGCGCCGGGCCCGTCAGCGCGGTCTCGACGTCTCGCGCGTCGACGTGCGCAGCGACCAGCCGATCCCCACGTCCGGCGACATCTATCTGATCGGCGGCGGTGAGGACCGGCCGCAGCGGCTCGCGGCGGAGCGGCTGCGCCGCGACGGCGGTCTGAGCCGGGCCGCGTCCAACGGCGCGATCATCTTCTCGGTCTGCGCCGGGTACCAGATCCTCGGCCACGAGTTCATCAACGACCTCGGTGAGCGGGAGCAGGGTCTCGGTCTCCTCGATGTGGTCTCGACCCGCGGCGAGGGTGCGCGGTGCGTCGGTGACGTGCTCGCGGACATCGACCCGCACCTCGGGCTTCCGCCGCTGACGGGGTTCGAGAACCACCAGGGCGTCACCCATCTCGGGCCGACGGCGCGCCCGTTCGCGCGGGTGCAGTTCGGCCGGGGCAACGGCACGGGCGACGGCACCGAGGGCGCGTACAACGACACCGTTTTCGGTACGTACATGCACGGTCCGGTGATGGCGCGCAACCCGCTGATCGCGGATCTGCTGCTGAAGCTGGCCCTCGATGTGAACGCGCTGCCGCCGACGGACGACCGCTGGTACGAGGCGCTGCGCGCCGAGCGGATCGCCGCCGCGACCCAGCCCGCCTGA